A window of Calditrichota bacterium genomic DNA:
ATCGAATTCTTCAAACGGCTTGTATCCCCCCATTTCCATCGGATCATTGACGTTTTGTTCCATCTTCCATCTTCCATTTTCCATGTTTGGGAACGTCGGGTGTAGTTGAAAAATCGTCACATCGTCACCGATTTGGCGTATCTAATATCCCATACGGGAGATACCGCGTGACGGAAGGGTGACGGAAGGGTGACGGAATGCTCTACTCGTCACGTTTTGGCCAACTTCGATTAATCGAATTCTTCTATCATAGTCAGCGCCGCGCCTCGAGTTTGGCCAATCTCTGCCGGCTGAGTTCGATCGCCGCTTCAATTTCAATTTTGCTTAGCTCTTTGTCCAGCCATTAGGGAGCAATATCAGTCTTACTCATTTCGGCAATACGGCAGGCTTGACTTCAGCGCCTCTGTCGCCTCTCCACGGCTCCTTTGACTTTGGCAATTGAAACGATATCTATTAATGGGTGCAGACAATTGTGGATCAAGACATTCGCATACCGATTATATCCGCCCAAGGAATATCGGGAAGCGCCTCCTTCGTCTCATCCGAAAGAAGTCGCGCGCTTTACCGATGATGCCAATCCTCCGGGTTACGGAGTCTTGAATCTCCCCCACCCGCTCGAAAGTTTCAGTTCCAAGCCAATCGTGTAGTCGATGATCCGATGGCACGAATAGACTATGTCGTAGAGAAGCGATTCATCCCGCTGCATAGAAGCGCTCCGCGTGTCCAAGTATATGCCGGCGGCGAATCCAGTTCGGGTTCTCCTCGACGGCTTCGCGCTCGACCAGATCGACTTTTCGCCCAACAATTTCGGCGAGTTCGTTTTCGGCGTGCATTACATCGAAAAGGCTCCAGTGCGAGTTCTCCGCAAACCGCACCAGTACGTCCACGTCACTGTCTTCTCTGAAGTCGTCCCGGATGACTGATCCAAACAGCGACAGTTCGACGATCTTCCATTTCTTGCAGAAGGCTTCGACCTTTTCGCGGTCTATCGGAAGGCGAATGGACTTATCATGGATATTCTCACTCATCACTTGCTCTTGGTTGAAGATATTCGAAGCTCCCGACCAACCGGCCGACGAACCAGCCGTCGTCTTCCCAATATTCAAGTGTATAAGGATTGGGTCATGGTTCAGTTCCCATTAACTGGAAGATGCAATATAGACTCGTCCATACTATTCCGCAAGTCCTCTGGATTGTCCGCCTGCGGCGTCCCTGTGCCCGTCCCGCCTGCGCGGGAATGACGCCCGTTCGCCCCCTCATTCCGCATTCCTCATTCCGCATTCCGCACTCCCTACATCCCCGCAATCTGTCCTGCGGCGCGCATCATCTGCCCCAGATGCGACAGCGAGGTGTTCATCAGATTCAACACCGGATGAGGCCAGATGCCGAGGAAGAGCACGATCGCCCCCAACGGTATAAGCGTGAATAACTCACGGCGGTTGATCTCCGGCAATCCGGCATATTTGGGATTAGTCGCTCCAAAGAACATCCGCTGCACCGTCCAGAGCAAGTAGCCCGCTGTGATGATAATGCCCAGTATCGCGATCATCGTGAAGGTCCGCCAAACCGGAAACGCGCCGATGAAGACCATTGCCTCGCTGATGAACCCCGACAGCCCGGGCAGCCCCATCGACGCAAAGAACGCCAGCGCGGTCACTCCCAAATATCGCGGCATTACGTTCGCCAGCCCGCCAAAGCCCTCGATCTCGCGGTGGTGCGCCCGGTCGTAAATCACGCCGACCAGAAGAAAGAGCATCGCGGTGATCGTCCCGTGGTTGAACATTTGGAACACCGCGCCGTTCATCCCGGCGTCGGTGAAGGCGCTCATCCCGAGCATCACGTATCCCATATGCGAGATCGACGAATAGGCGACCAGTTTCTTTAGGTCTTTCTGAGCCATCGCACAGAACGCGCCGTAAATGATGTTGATCGTCCCCATCAGCGCCAGGAACCACGCGAAATAGACCGTCATATCGGGCAGCATCGGATAGGATATGCGCAAGAGGCCGTAAGTGCCCATCTTCAGCAGCACACCGGCAAGGATAACCGATATTGCGGTCGGGGCTTCGACGTGCGCATCGGGCAGCCAGGTGTGGAACGGAAAGACCGGCACCTTGATCGCGAACCCGACATAGAGCGCAAGCCACATCAGGATGCGCACCGAATTGACGCTCAGCATTCCGGTGTGATTCGTCTGATCCATCATCACGAGCATGTCGAAGGTGTGCTTGCCGGTTGCGGGGTCGGCGGTATTGAAGTAGAGCACCAGCATCGCGATCAGCATCAGCACCGAGCCGATTAATGTGTAGATAAAGAACTTGATCGCCGCATAGACCCGCCTTGGCCCGCCCCAGATGCCGATCAGGAAATACATCGGCAGCAGCATGATCTCCCAGAAGACGTAGAAGAGGAAGAAGTCGAGAGCGACGAACGTCCCCATCATGCCCGTTTCGAGCAGCAGGAAGAGCGCGAAGTAGCCCTTGACGCCCTTCTCGATGCCGAACGACGCCGGTATGCAGAGGAAGCAGAGCAGCGCGGTCAAGAGCACCATCGGGAACGACAAGCCGTCCACGCCGACGCTGTAGTTGATGCCCCACATCGGGATCCACGCCGCATGTTCCTTGAACTGGAACTCGGCCGGGTTGTTGATGCCGGGCAAGCCACCGTCGAACTGGAAGTAGAGACCGATGGCAAGCGCGAGGACGATAGCCGTTGTGCCCAATGCCGTCCAGCGGATGATCTTCGGATTATTCCCCGGCATCAGCGCGATGATCGCCGCGCCCAAGACGGGGAGGAAGGTGATTAGGGTTAGGGACATGTTATTGTGTATTTCATACTCTGTTATTTTGGAAGCTCTGGTGTATTAGCGACAATTGTGCCCCACATTCTTTTGAACATGAAATCGGACATCACATAGTCGCAGAATCGATCATCGAATTCATGCCAATGCTGAAAGATAAGCCAAATGAGAAATATCTCATCATCCACCAAATACGGTGGTTCAGGTGATGCGGCTAACTTAGTCATTAGATCATTTATGCTGGTAGCGATGACATCTGCAATTTGAAGTATCGGTTCCGAAGACGATGACTCACATTTCAGTTGCTTTACACTTTCATATCCGAATATATGAGGTATTTCTCGACCGATTCCAAGGATTGAAGGATTTGCTTTCTTCAGCAGATCAAAAAAGGAAATGAACGAACTATCATATTGTGGTGAAGAATCAAAGATTATCTCTGCATCTGCCACCAATCCGAAACGATAATGATATTCAATTTTACTAAACATACCCATAATGGTGAAGAAGTTTGGCGATTTTAATACACCTCTTTTCATCGAATGTTCAGTTGGATTGCAATTCAAATCCCGAATTGTCTCCTCGAGTTCATTTATTTTCACACCTAACATAAGTTCGTGAAGTGGTGTGCCCTTCAGACATTCAATCACCAATGCAAGTGCGCTTTCGGCACCTTCACCTTTCTGAAAGAAATTAGAACAGGCTTGTGCAGCCTCTTCCGATAATTTAGAGTGAATTAACGATGCTCGCTCACGCTTGCCAAATGGCCAAGTGAATGAATTATCGCACTTGTCATTGTATGCGGGATCCAGAAAATCGTCATCTATAAATGTTGAAATAACAAAGTGTTTTTCGCAGATTCCCAGAAATAATGACATCTCTTCCTTCATTAATACTTCGAGTAATTCACGTGCGATCCGAGTACGTCTCCAATCTCGCAGACTCTTCGCATGCAGTTCACCGACTATCCTTTCTCGCTTTCTCATTGCTTCTAAAGCTGAAATTATATGCGTCAGTCTATTTTCAGGCAACCCAACAGCCACCATTGAAAGGAATGGCTGCGAATCGATTAATCGACTGCCGGTATTTCCAGCCTCATCGATATAAACAGTATGAGCTTTCATCATCTGGTGACTCTTATGGCCACAGAATCTGTATCTATACTTCTTCCATCGGAAACAATGACCTTGGCAAAGACAGTGTCTATTTGAATGTATCCATCTGCTCGCCAATTTGGCGACTGGGCAGTAACCGGGTCGTCAAAACGCCCAAATGTGCAACTCCAATTGAATCTTAAGCTATCGTCTTCCGAATCCGTCGCGATACAATTCAGTCGCGTCACTTCTGCATACATACCACTTCCTGTCCTAACGTTGTTCGGGCTTGCGGTTACACTCACGATCTGCGGCGCATGATTTGCTCCCGGACCGGTTGACGGGTCGTTCTTGTCGTCCGATGAGCAGCCCACAGTTAGGGCGGCAAGGACGGCGATTGAAAGTAAGAACTTCATTTCACATTCCTTCAATGTTGTTTGTTTGGGACGACAGGC
This region includes:
- a CDS encoding NADH-quinone oxidoreductase subunit M; this translates as MSLTLITFLPVLGAAIIALMPGNNPKIIRWTALGTTAIVLALAIGLYFQFDGGLPGINNPAEFQFKEHAAWIPMWGINYSVGVDGLSFPMVLLTALLCFLCIPASFGIEKGVKGYFALFLLLETGMMGTFVALDFFLFYVFWEIMLLPMYFLIGIWGGPRRVYAAIKFFIYTLIGSVLMLIAMLVLYFNTADPATGKHTFDMLVMMDQTNHTGMLSVNSVRILMWLALYVGFAIKVPVFPFHTWLPDAHVEAPTAISVILAGVLLKMGTYGLLRISYPMLPDMTVYFAWFLALMGTINIIYGAFCAMAQKDLKKLVAYSSISHMGYVMLGMSAFTDAGMNGAVFQMFNHGTITAMLFLLVGVIYDRAHHREIEGFGGLANVMPRYLGVTALAFFASMGLPGLSGFISEAMVFIGAFPVWRTFTMIAILGIIITAGYLLWTVQRMFFGATNPKYAGLPEINRRELFTLIPLGAIVLFLGIWPHPVLNLMNTSLSHLGQMMRAAGQIAGM
- a CDS encoding nucleotidyltransferase, coding for MSENIHDKSIRLPIDREKVEAFCKKWKIVELSLFGSVIRDDFREDSDVDVLVRFAENSHWSLFDVMHAENELAEIVGRKVDLVEREAVEENPNWIRRRHILGHAERFYAAG
- a CDS encoding DUF3800 domain-containing protein: MMKAHTVYIDEAGNTGSRLIDSQPFLSMVAVGLPENRLTHIISALEAMRKRERIVGELHAKSLRDWRRTRIARELLEVLMKEEMSLFLGICEKHFVISTFIDDDFLDPAYNDKCDNSFTWPFGKRERASLIHSKLSEEAAQACSNFFQKGEGAESALALVIECLKGTPLHELMLGVKINELEETIRDLNCNPTEHSMKRGVLKSPNFFTIMGMFSKIEYHYRFGLVADAEIIFDSSPQYDSSFISFFDLLKKANPSILGIGREIPHIFGYESVKQLKCESSSSEPILQIADVIATSINDLMTKLAASPEPPYLVDDEIFLIWLIFQHWHEFDDRFCDYVMSDFMFKRMWGTIVANTPELPK